A DNA window from Parabacteroides johnsonii DSM 18315 contains the following coding sequences:
- the gldD gene encoding gliding motility lipoprotein GldD: protein MRASIGIVGGLLLALCVSCTEYTPKPRGYFRIEPPVPSYQTLPVEDLPYTFRLSRWAEVELPPAGNPAGWINLSYPQLNVKLYCSYFPVTPATLGRAEEECRALVVRQAKYPERIKVQAYSHPEASVYGSLFMLDGESASPLQFMLTDSVSRFFRGALYYDCIPNADSLAPVTRYLKQDIVELIQSFKWKK from the coding sequence ATGCGTGCGTCGATCGGCATAGTAGGGGGGCTGCTGTTGGCCTTGTGTGTTTCCTGCACGGAATATACACCGAAGCCACGCGGCTATTTCCGCATCGAACCACCTGTCCCTTCCTATCAGACACTTCCGGTGGAGGATTTACCTTATACTTTCCGGCTTTCCAGATGGGCGGAGGTGGAGTTGCCTCCTGCCGGGAATCCGGCAGGGTGGATCAATCTTTCTTATCCGCAGTTGAATGTGAAGCTCTATTGCAGCTATTTTCCTGTCACTCCGGCTACGCTGGGTAGGGCGGAGGAGGAATGTCGCGCGTTGGTGGTCCGGCAGGCGAAATATCCGGAACGGATCAAGGTGCAGGCGTACAGTCATCCGGAGGCTTCGGTGTATGGCTCGCTTTTCATGCTGGATGGCGAATCCGCTTCGCCGCTGCAATTTATGTTGACAGACAGTGTCTCACGCTTTTTCCGGGGAGCTTTGTATTATGATTGTATCCCGAATGCAGATTCGTTGGCTCCCGTCACCCGATATTTGAAACAGGATATCGTAGAACTGATCCAATCTTTTAAGTGGAAGAAATAA
- a CDS encoding 4'-phosphopantetheinyl transferase family protein produces the protein MPLLMKHTGPLWGIWKIEEPSEVLFALLQNRKEYLPQLELIRTEQRRREWLASRVLLQELTGGSALIAYHPNGAPYLSGSSLHISISHTKGYAAVLLQDHPAAGIDIEYRSERVSRIRSRFMNPEEEAGIDKEYETEHLLLHWCAKETLFKMVGYEEVDFLRHLHVCPFPYAEKGSFTVYETRTGEGTVYRLNYLVTPDFVLTRS, from the coding sequence ATGCCTCTCCTGATGAAACATACCGGTCCGTTGTGGGGTATCTGGAAGATCGAGGAACCTTCCGAGGTGCTTTTTGCCCTTTTGCAGAATAGGAAAGAATATCTGCCGCAGCTGGAGCTGATCCGTACGGAGCAGCGCCGCCGGGAATGGCTTGCCAGCCGTGTCCTTTTGCAGGAACTTACGGGTGGATCGGCCCTTATAGCCTACCATCCGAACGGTGCGCCTTACCTATCCGGCTCGTCTTTGCATATCAGCATTTCCCATACGAAAGGCTATGCTGCCGTTCTGTTACAGGATCATCCTGCCGCCGGCATCGACATCGAATACCGTTCCGAGAGGGTGTCGAGGATACGCAGTCGTTTTATGAATCCCGAAGAAGAGGCGGGTATCGACAAGGAGTACGAGACGGAACATCTGTTGCTCCATTGGTGTGCGAAAGAGACTCTTTTTAAAATGGTCGGTTATGAAGAGGTCGATTTCCTTCGCCATCTGCATGTCTGTCCGTTCCCGTATGCGGAGAAAGGGAGTTTTACCGTCTATGAAACCCGTACGGGAGAAGGGACGGTTTACCGGTTGAACTACCTCGTTACCCCCGATTTCGTATTAACCCGGAGTTGA
- a CDS encoding shikimate dehydrogenase family protein, with protein sequence MQKYGLIGYPLGHSFSKNYFNQKFESEKIDATYLNFEIPNIKDLKTVLKENLELNGLNVTIPYKEQVIPYLDDLDEDARLIGAVNVIKFTKGLFGKKLKGYNSDIIGFKRSIEPLLNETHRKALILGTGGASKAVFHGLKQLGVGATLVSRKPKDHCITYEEITPKTMEQYTVIVNTTPLGMYPNINACPDIPYDLLTPDHLLYDLLYNPDETLFMKKGKEKGAIVKNGLEMLLLQAFAAWEIWQK encoded by the coding sequence ATGCAAAAATATGGTTTAATTGGCTATCCCCTCGGACACTCTTTTTCAAAGAATTACTTTAACCAGAAGTTCGAATCCGAGAAAATCGATGCAACTTATCTGAACTTCGAGATCCCGAACATCAAAGATCTGAAGACCGTATTAAAAGAGAACCTGGAATTGAACGGTCTGAATGTCACTATCCCTTACAAGGAACAAGTCATTCCCTACTTGGATGATCTGGACGAAGACGCCCGCCTGATCGGAGCCGTCAACGTCATCAAATTCACAAAAGGCCTCTTCGGTAAAAAACTGAAAGGCTACAACTCCGATATCATCGGTTTCAAGCGCTCCATCGAGCCGCTCCTAAACGAGACACATCGCAAAGCCTTGATCCTGGGGACGGGAGGCGCATCGAAAGCTGTCTTCCACGGATTGAAACAATTGGGTGTCGGCGCCACGCTGGTTTCCCGTAAACCGAAAGATCACTGCATCACCTACGAAGAAATCACTCCGAAGACGATGGAACAGTACACCGTCATCGTCAATACGACCCCGTTAGGGATGTACCCGAATATCAATGCCTGCCCGGACATCCCTTACGATCTGCTCACTCCGGACCATCTGTTGTACGACCTCTTGTACAACCCGGATGAAACCCTCTTCATGAAGAAAGGCAAAGAAAAAGGAGCCATCGTCAAGAACGGGCTCGAAATGCTCCTGCTGCAAGCGTTCGCAGCTTGGGAGATCTGGCAGAAATAA
- the ubiE gene encoding bifunctional demethylmenaquinone methyltransferase/2-methoxy-6-polyprenyl-1,4-benzoquinol methylase UbiE: MTKYGSEQVLPYNNEEHKTTQVRRMFDSIAGTYDQLNHTLSLGIDKIWRRKGIAFLRPFSPASILDIATGTGDLAISMHRRLKADRIIGADISEGMMEVGRQKVAEAGLSDHITFEYQDCTALTYPDNSFDAVTAAFGVRNFENIEQGIAEMYRVLKPGGHLMILELSSPVHFPMKQLYNIYSKVVIPTVGRLLSKEHTAYSYLPASIKVVPQGKVMTDLLSRVGFSEARSRTFTFGICSLYTGSKSGS, from the coding sequence ATGACGAAGTACGGTTCAGAACAGGTTCTACCCTACAACAACGAGGAGCACAAAACGACACAAGTCAGGCGCATGTTTGACTCCATCGCTGGTACATACGACCAGCTGAACCATACGCTCTCGCTGGGCATCGACAAAATATGGCGCAGGAAAGGAATTGCTTTCCTGCGTCCTTTTTCTCCCGCCTCGATCCTCGATATCGCCACAGGCACGGGAGATCTGGCTATCTCCATGCACCGCCGCCTGAAAGCCGACCGTATCATCGGAGCCGACATCTCGGAGGGCATGATGGAAGTCGGACGGCAGAAAGTCGCCGAAGCGGGATTGTCGGACCACATCACGTTCGAGTACCAGGACTGCACGGCATTGACCTATCCGGACAACTCGTTCGACGCTGTCACCGCCGCATTCGGAGTACGGAATTTCGAGAACATAGAGCAAGGGATCGCCGAGATGTACCGGGTACTGAAACCGGGAGGCCATCTGATGATCCTGGAACTATCCTCGCCGGTGCATTTCCCGATGAAGCAACTCTACAACATCTATTCGAAAGTCGTGATCCCTACCGTCGGACGCCTGCTCTCAAAAGAGCATACAGCCTACAGTTACCTGCCGGCCTCCATCAAAGTCGTTCCGCAAGGGAAGGTAATGACCGACCTGCTCAGCCGGGTAGGTTTCAGCGAAGCCCGTTCGCGCACTTTCACTTTCGGCATTTGTTCGCTATACACGGGCAGTAAGAGCGGTTCATGA
- a CDS encoding phosphoribosylaminoimidazolesuccinocarboxamide synthase: MKKALTKTDFNFPGQKSVYHGKVRDVYNINDDVLVMVATDRISAFDVVLPEGIPYKGQMLNQIAAKFLDATTDICPNWKLATPDPMVTVGVMCQGFPVEMIVRGYLCGSAWRAYKSGVREICGIKLPEGMRENERFPEPIVTPTTKAEIGEHDADISKEEILAQGLATPEEYELLEKYTLALFKRGTEIAAERGLILVDTKYEFGKHGGKIYLMDEIHTPDSSRYFYSEGYEERFAKGEPQKQLSKEFVREWLMENGFQGKAGQKVPEMTPAIVDGISERYIELYEHITGEKFEKGDTDNLLSRIEKNVTEYLNK, encoded by the coding sequence ATGAAGAAGGCATTAACAAAAACAGACTTCAATTTTCCAGGACAAAAGAGTGTCTATCATGGTAAAGTACGCGACGTGTACAACATCAACGACGACGTATTGGTGATGGTTGCGACAGACCGCATCTCGGCATTCGACGTAGTCCTGCCGGAAGGTATCCCCTACAAAGGACAGATGCTGAACCAGATCGCTGCCAAATTCCTGGATGCGACTACCGACATTTGCCCGAACTGGAAACTGGCGACTCCCGATCCGATGGTGACCGTAGGCGTGATGTGCCAGGGATTCCCCGTTGAAATGATCGTACGCGGTTACCTCTGCGGAAGCGCATGGCGTGCTTATAAGAGCGGCGTACGCGAAATCTGCGGTATAAAACTACCGGAAGGTATGCGTGAAAACGAACGTTTCCCCGAACCGATCGTTACCCCGACGACAAAAGCCGAGATCGGTGAACACGATGCCGACATCTCCAAAGAAGAAATCCTGGCCCAGGGCCTGGCTACTCCGGAAGAATACGAACTGCTGGAAAAATACACGCTCGCACTCTTCAAACGCGGTACGGAAATCGCTGCTGAACGCGGCTTGATCCTGGTCGACACGAAATATGAATTCGGCAAACATGGCGGCAAGATCTACCTGATGGACGAAATCCATACACCGGACTCTTCCCGCTATTTCTACAGCGAAGGCTACGAAGAACGTTTTGCCAAAGGCGAACCGCAGAAACAACTCTCCAAAGAGTTCGTACGCGAATGGCTGATGGAAAACGGTTTCCAGGGCAAGGCTGGCCAGAAAGTTCCTGAAATGACTCCGGCTATCGTAGACGGTATCAGCGAACGCTACATCGAACTGTATGAACACATCACAGGCGAAAAGTTCGAAAAAGGCGATACGGACAACCTCCTTTCCCGTATCGAAAAGAACGTAACCGAATATCTCAACAAATAA
- a CDS encoding PhoH family protein has product MIERIYILESVDPVIFYGVNNVNMQLIKTLFPKLRIVARGNVMKVIGDEDESELFLKKIREVEKYCEEFNSLSEDVILDIIKGKAPVITKQENLIIHGMNGKPIVARTENQQRLVKAFEENDLVFATGPAGTGKTFIAIALAVKALKNKEIRKIILSRPAVEAGEKLGFLPGEMKDKLDPYLQPLYDALQDMVPGAKLKEYMENNVIQIAPLAFMRGRTLNDAVIILDEAQNTTTHQIKMFLTRLGMNAKMIITGDVTQIDLPPTATSGLVQAMQILKGVKGIGKVEFEKKDIVRHKLVQRIVEAYDKFDSKQPRKSGSRTAPADTTNNINNSQDAP; this is encoded by the coding sequence ATGATTGAACGAATTTATATTCTTGAGAGCGTAGATCCAGTTATATTCTACGGAGTAAACAATGTCAACATGCAGTTGATAAAGACGTTGTTCCCTAAACTGCGCATTGTGGCAAGGGGAAATGTGATGAAAGTGATCGGAGACGAAGACGAGTCGGAACTCTTTCTCAAGAAAATTCGCGAGGTAGAAAAATATTGTGAGGAATTCAACTCGCTGAGCGAAGATGTCATACTGGACATCATCAAAGGCAAAGCCCCGGTGATCACCAAGCAAGAGAATCTGATCATCCACGGGATGAACGGAAAACCGATCGTCGCCCGCACGGAAAACCAGCAACGTCTTGTCAAAGCATTCGAAGAAAACGATCTCGTTTTTGCCACAGGCCCCGCCGGGACTGGCAAGACATTCATCGCTATAGCTCTTGCCGTAAAAGCACTTAAAAACAAAGAAATCCGCAAGATTATCCTAAGCCGTCCGGCAGTGGAGGCCGGTGAAAAATTAGGATTTCTCCCCGGTGAGATGAAGGACAAACTCGATCCATACCTCCAACCTCTATATGACGCCCTGCAAGACATGGTACCGGGAGCCAAATTGAAGGAATATATGGAAAACAATGTGATCCAGATCGCCCCCCTCGCTTTTATGCGCGGACGGACGCTGAACGATGCGGTCATCATCCTCGACGAAGCGCAGAACACGACGACACACCAGATCAAGATGTTCCTCACCCGTCTCGGAATGAATGCCAAAATGATCATTACCGGCGATGTGACACAGATCGACCTGCCGCCGACAGCCACCTCCGGACTCGTACAGGCCATGCAAATCCTGAAAGGCGTAAAAGGAATCGGCAAAGTCGAATTCGAGAAAAAGGACATCGTCCGCCATAAGCTCGTCCAACGTATCGTAGAAGCCTACGACAAATTCGACAGCAAACAACCCCGTAAGAGCGGTTCGCGAACCGCCCCCGCCGACACAACGAACAATATTAATAACAGTCAGGACGCCCCATAA
- a CDS encoding DUF5715 family protein has protein sequence MKKIVFSIWLIVAACSVAVLCSSCGKKEERGELKRIWYNGSYNRDFKDLNDVHLAEAKRIGIQPASNREEAEKVKKEMEEIETNEYYEVEKLTHSIPYLIPSAAQLLEDIGHNFQDSLRNLNASIYKVKVTSVTRTVDDVKNLKKRNTNSSQNSAHRYGTTFDVSWVRYTKVDESDTLNIDKDRLKMVLAMVLRDLKREERCYVKHERKQGCFHITVREKK, from the coding sequence ATGAAAAAGATAGTATTTAGTATTTGGTTGATAGTGGCTGCTTGCTCGGTGGCAGTGTTATGTTCGTCTTGTGGAAAAAAGGAAGAACGCGGCGAGTTGAAACGTATCTGGTATAATGGGAGCTATAACCGTGATTTCAAGGATCTGAACGATGTACATCTGGCCGAAGCGAAACGTATCGGTATTCAACCTGCATCGAATCGTGAAGAAGCGGAAAAAGTAAAAAAGGAGATGGAGGAGATCGAAACCAACGAATATTATGAAGTGGAAAAGCTGACGCATTCCATCCCATATCTGATCCCTTCGGCGGCACAGTTGCTGGAAGATATCGGACATAATTTCCAGGATTCCTTGCGTAATCTGAATGCTTCGATCTATAAAGTCAAAGTGACCAGTGTCACCCGCACGGTCGATGATGTCAAGAACCTGAAAAAAAGAAATACCAATTCTTCCCAAAACTCGGCTCACCGCTACGGAACGACCTTCGATGTCTCCTGGGTTCGCTATACTAAAGTAGACGAAAGCGATACCCTGAATATAGACAAGGACCGGTTGAAAATGGTATTGGCAATGGTTTTGCGCGATTTGAAAAGGGAAGAGCGCTGCTATGTCAAACACGAACGCAAGCAAGGTTGTTTTCATATAACCGTCCGGGAAAAGAAATAA
- a CDS encoding AAA domain-containing protein, which yields MDKKLLKYWKNCLLDAERRSRSLTKEARVTLRIGDKLPEFILRKDIPLLFPKGKQKENDEKRKIQIAPCVFLPEYENGWTSRQNAPEYPFLISATLLPDGTFQVCDNKSERIPVFVRKFLSPNARNDRTVASLSNVDRLLSEFDTEETDWKKYWSACETLFQDATGLTFREMNYADKPEIIVVKAPGRGMAQKIINLYDKLLESKSSHPLLELLIRKKQETLLPVPEKQQVYCNRTHWAQMSGEFPLSVSQRETLAMYTEPGSSDIFAVNGPPGTGKTTFLQTVIANRIVHTVLEHPDDPDIIVASSANNQAITNILKDFKVEQPSDGKPVNLLTLRWLPGLDTLGLYLSGKDEQKDQYKMMFNTKGDGFPNDYDDPARLEEYRGFYLEHFNRFFQASCQNEVECQRFLRKKMKKIRDEIGTCLNVASLKQYGKEMADKGFLSRLLRKFQKLPSYEAMISDWEQTADFKERYDKLIVNSEYKSLPYTEDMAVRLDISYRYLLFWYAIHDREAEFIRRLAECDKEGETRGREDYTERLKRLACVMPVFISTFHSLPKYMVCVDNGEWDAPLYDAIDLLIVDESGQVSPELAIPSFSLAKQAILVGDVEQIEPIWSISDEYSSINLQRFGLISSEFDDRYMFLHENGFLSSSGSIMKMARKSCNFEVAGERGAFLTEHRRCLDPIIAYCNDYVYHGRLLPKKGNKVKYKDLPPKGYVHVNGVSEKGATGSVLNKAEAAAIVSWLEKEKGNLENAYKNPVCKIVAIVTPFKAQEETIRRFAERSPEAEAFAGMTIGTVHSLQGAQCPVVIFSSVNSPGDASYFMEQGGKYNMLNVAVSRAQYHFLVFGNMNIFHPEQNTPVGNLAKWLFDDPANEVSGNFIYRQQEPLCRYQPAERLSTLEEHTGLLRQAFKEATKKLLIVSPFISIRAIEHDHLIPLMRETVERGVEVVVYSDFRLDCDKQTGLLGKEADAGRKALVENGIKLILLKGIHNKSLAIDDSVLVEGSFNWLSASRNGIYSRHECSVKLISPEATKHISNLRKELDAIEPESVLFEPIPVSVTKQAQVGNKNCPGFFDAEPVNHCTNEEMAGFKERIRQLGVKKTDVSESIMRVRKQYPRHYETWSDEECRILQELMQKTNDLNLFCSCFQRTPGSIRIKVEGMNQN from the coding sequence ATGGACAAAAAACTACTGAAATACTGGAAAAACTGCCTGCTGGATGCCGAACGAAGGAGCAGGTCGCTAACGAAAGAAGCGCGGGTTACATTGCGGATTGGTGATAAGCTTCCGGAATTTATACTTCGTAAAGATATTCCCTTGCTTTTCCCCAAAGGGAAGCAAAAGGAGAATGACGAGAAACGTAAAATACAGATTGCTCCTTGTGTCTTTCTTCCTGAGTACGAGAACGGATGGACTTCCAGGCAGAATGCCCCGGAATATCCCTTTCTGATTTCCGCGACATTATTGCCGGACGGAACTTTTCAGGTCTGTGACAATAAGTCTGAACGTATTCCGGTTTTTGTTCGTAAGTTTCTATCTCCGAATGCACGCAATGACAGGACTGTTGCCTCTCTTTCGAATGTGGACCGGCTTTTGAGCGAGTTCGATACCGAAGAGACGGATTGGAAGAAATACTGGAGTGCTTGCGAAACCTTGTTTCAGGATGCGACCGGCTTGACTTTCCGTGAAATGAACTATGCCGACAAGCCTGAAATCATCGTCGTGAAAGCTCCCGGACGTGGAATGGCACAAAAGATCATCAACCTGTATGACAAACTATTGGAAAGTAAATCTTCCCACCCATTACTGGAACTTCTGATCCGTAAAAAGCAGGAAACATTGCTACCGGTACCGGAAAAACAGCAAGTCTATTGCAATAGAACCCATTGGGCACAGATGAGTGGCGAGTTCCCGTTGTCTGTTTCCCAACGTGAGACGCTTGCCATGTATACAGAACCGGGCAGTTCCGATATTTTTGCAGTTAACGGACCTCCGGGAACAGGCAAAACAACTTTTTTGCAGACAGTAATTGCCAACCGGATCGTCCATACCGTGCTGGAGCATCCTGATGATCCGGATATCATTGTAGCCAGTTCGGCCAATAACCAGGCGATAACCAATATTCTGAAAGATTTCAAGGTCGAACAGCCTTCTGACGGTAAGCCTGTAAATCTGCTGACTCTCCGCTGGCTGCCCGGTTTGGATACGTTGGGATTGTATCTTTCCGGTAAAGACGAGCAGAAGGACCAGTACAAAATGATGTTCAATACGAAAGGTGACGGCTTTCCAAATGATTATGACGATCCTGCCCGGCTGGAAGAATATCGTGGATTCTATTTGGAACATTTCAATCGTTTTTTTCAGGCATCCTGTCAGAATGAAGTTGAGTGTCAGCGCTTCCTTCGCAAGAAAATGAAGAAGATACGGGATGAGATTGGAACCTGCTTGAATGTAGCCTCTCTCAAACAGTATGGAAAAGAGATGGCGGATAAAGGTTTCCTGAGTAGACTGCTCCGTAAATTTCAGAAACTTCCGAGCTATGAAGCTATGATAAGCGACTGGGAGCAGACGGCAGATTTTAAAGAACGCTATGACAAGTTGATTGTCAACTCAGAATATAAATCCCTTCCTTATACGGAAGATATGGCGGTACGGCTGGATATCAGCTACCGTTATCTCTTGTTCTGGTATGCCATCCATGACCGGGAAGCCGAGTTCATCCGCCGGTTGGCCGAATGTGACAAAGAAGGAGAGACGCGTGGTCGTGAGGACTATACCGAACGGCTGAAACGTTTGGCCTGTGTGATGCCTGTCTTTATTTCGACTTTCCATTCTTTGCCGAAATACATGGTTTGTGTGGACAATGGAGAGTGGGATGCGCCGCTCTATGATGCGATCGATTTGTTGATCGTGGATGAATCAGGGCAGGTGTCTCCTGAACTGGCTATTCCGTCTTTCAGCCTTGCCAAGCAAGCCATTTTGGTGGGAGACGTGGAGCAGATCGAACCGATATGGTCCATCTCGGACGAATATTCCAGTATCAATCTGCAACGTTTCGGCCTGATTTCTTCCGAATTTGATGATCGGTATATGTTCCTGCATGAGAACGGTTTCCTTTCCTCATCCGGAAGCATCATGAAGATGGCGCGGAAGAGTTGCAATTTCGAGGTCGCCGGCGAAAGAGGCGCCTTCCTGACCGAACACAGACGTTGCCTCGATCCGATCATTGCTTATTGCAACGACTATGTGTATCATGGCCGTTTGCTGCCGAAGAAAGGAAACAAGGTGAAGTATAAAGACCTGCCACCTAAAGGGTATGTCCATGTAAACGGAGTTAGTGAAAAGGGAGCGACGGGCAGTGTATTGAACAAGGCGGAGGCGGCCGCAATCGTCTCCTGGCTGGAGAAAGAAAAGGGAAATCTGGAAAACGCTTACAAAAATCCGGTTTGTAAAATAGTGGCGATAGTCACTCCTTTTAAAGCGCAGGAAGAAACGATCCGTCGCTTTGCAGAACGGTCGCCGGAGGCGGAAGCGTTTGCCGGTATGACGATCGGTACCGTTCACTCTTTACAGGGGGCGCAGTGCCCGGTCGTGATCTTTTCATCGGTCAATTCTCCCGGTGATGCTTCTTATTTTATGGAACAAGGTGGAAAGTACAATATGCTCAACGTGGCTGTTTCGCGTGCGCAGTATCATTTCCTGGTGTTCGGGAATATGAATATATTCCATCCTGAACAGAATACACCCGTCGGTAACCTGGCAAAATGGTTGTTTGACGATCCGGCGAACGAAGTGTCCGGCAATTTTATCTATCGGCAACAGGAACCGCTTTGTCGCTATCAGCCGGCCGAACGTTTATCGACATTGGAGGAACACACCGGTTTGTTGCGGCAAGCCTTTAAAGAAGCGACAAAAAAGTTACTGATCGTATCTCCTTTTATATCGATCCGGGCGATCGAACATGATCACCTTATTCCCCTAATGCGGGAAACGGTGGAGCGGGGTGTGGAAGTCGTGGTGTATTCGGACTTCCGCTTGGATTGTGACAAACAAACCGGTTTGTTGGGGAAAGAGGCCGATGCCGGTCGGAAGGCTTTAGTTGAAAACGGGATTAAGTTGATTTTGTTGAAAGGCATTCATAATAAATCGCTTGCAATTGATGATTCGGTATTGGTGGAAGGTTCCTTTAACTGGCTTTCTGCAAGTAGAAATGGGATTTATTCCCGTCATGAATGTTCCGTGAAACTGATTTCTCCGGAAGCAACGAAGCATATTTCAAACTTAAGAAAGGAGTTGGACGCAATAGAACCGGAGTCCGTTCTTTTCGAGCCTATTCCTGTCTCTGTAACGAAACAGGCTCAGGTCGGGAATAAGAATTGTCCGGGTTTCTTTGATGCCGAACCTGTAAACCACTGTACGAATGAAGAGATGGCCGGTTTCAAAGAGCGTATCCGGCAACTGGGGGTCAAGAAAACGGACGTTTCCGAGTCGATAATGAGAGTTCGTAAGCAATATCCTCGTCATTATGAAACATGGTCGGATGAGGAATGCCGGATATTACAAGAGTTGATGCAAAAGACGAATGATTTGAATCTATTTTGTTCCTGCTTCCAACGGACTCCGGGCTCGATCCGTATAAAAGTAGAAGGTATGAATCAGAATTAG
- a CDS encoding thioredoxin family protein, translated as MTPIELTKAEFIQRVGNFEENPKDWKYVGDKPCIVDFHAPWCGYCKRLEPILDEFAKEYDGKLYIYKVNVDNEEELEAAFKIRTIPTLLLCRMDGNKEMMLGTMGKPELRKVIEGIL; from the coding sequence ATGACACCGATTGAATTAACAAAAGCGGAATTTATACAGCGAGTAGGAAACTTCGAAGAAAACCCCAAAGATTGGAAATATGTAGGAGACAAGCCTTGTATCGTAGACTTTCATGCCCCCTGGTGCGGCTATTGCAAACGTCTGGAGCCGATACTCGACGAATTCGCAAAAGAATACGACGGAAAACTCTACATCTATAAAGTAAATGTAGACAACGAAGAAGAACTGGAAGCCGCTTTCAAGATCCGGACGATCCCGACTTTACTCCTCTGCCGTATGGATGGGAATAAAGAGATGATGCTCGGCACGATGGGGAAACCGGAACTTCGCAAAGTGATCGAAGGCATCTTATAA
- a CDS encoding RNA polymerase sigma-70 factor, whose product MSSERYVQDFTALEALFKRFYKPLRAYAFRFVNDKDLSEDIVQDVFFELWQRRESIRFEDAAVKSYLFRAVYTHALNALNKKQQDVCTLEPAREADILDQYVTSYMQNSEQSLLLKELEEEIMSYINTLPPQCRKVFMLSRSYGLKNREIAEQLDISIKAVEKQISKALYGLKEHLVQKDLFPLLVLAVTCLSH is encoded by the coding sequence ATGTCATCAGAAAGATATGTTCAAGATTTTACGGCGTTGGAGGCTTTGTTCAAACGCTTTTACAAGCCCTTGCGAGCGTATGCTTTCCGTTTTGTTAACGACAAAGATCTGTCGGAAGATATCGTGCAGGATGTCTTTTTTGAACTGTGGCAACGGCGTGAAAGCATTCGTTTTGAAGACGCTGCTGTGAAGTCCTATCTTTTCAGGGCGGTTTATACGCATGCCTTGAATGCGCTGAATAAAAAGCAGCAGGATGTATGTACCTTGGAGCCGGCAAGGGAAGCAGACATTTTGGATCAGTATGTCACTTCTTATATGCAAAATTCCGAGCAAAGCTTATTATTGAAAGAACTGGAAGAAGAAATCATGTCTTATATAAACACGCTTCCCCCTCAATGCCGTAAAGTATTTATGCTCAGCCGGAGCTACGGTTTGAAAAACCGCGAGATTGCGGAACAACTGGATATTAGCATCAAGGCGGTTGAAAAGCAGATAAGTAAAGCTCTTTACGGCTTGAAGGAGCATCTTGTCCAAAAGGACTTATTCCCTTTGTTGGTGCTGGCTGTCACTTGTCTTTCTCATTAG